Proteins co-encoded in one Artemia franciscana chromosome 10, ASM3288406v1, whole genome shotgun sequence genomic window:
- the LOC136032323 gene encoding ATP-dependent 6-phosphofructokinase-like, translating to MVEKDFQDNYKKMKGSLKGQAIAVLTSGGDSQGMNATLRAIVRCGLYAGAKVFFIREGYQGMIDGGANIEEANSLSVSKIIHKGGTIIGSARCNEFRERSGRLKAAKNLVGNGITNLIVIGGDGSLTGANLFKKEWSSLLEELIRKGEIFSIENTKYSCLSVVGIVGSIDNDFCQTDMTIGTDSALHRIIESIDAIVETASSHQRTFILEVMGRHCGYLALVAGLATEADFIFIPECPPEGDWQLKMCEKLSSHRKAGQRLNIVIVSEGSIDRNGNAITAEMIKNIIVENLNQDTRITVLGHVQRGGRPSAFDRVIGCRMGAEAVMTLTEADPEKIPCVICLEGNQLVRRPLIDCVKDTQAIQKVLNERNWEKVVRLRGDRFGPILGTYKMLYGTMPIKPSFEKVQNTSRYTLAVMCVGSPACGMNAAIYSFTRSCIYRGHTVLRVTDGMEGLINDLVEELKWSSVVGWVREGGTFIRTKRTLPDGNYKKIAKTIRKHKINGLLVIGGFDAYISVLQLAEQRKNHLEFRIPMVVIPSTVSNNVPGSDFSVGADTALNEITRICDGIRQSAHGTNRRVFVVETMGGPCGYLATLAGLAGGADQAYIFEEPFSAQEYLRDIERMKNKMRHGVQRGLVLTSGKANVNYNSRFMKELFIHEGDPEFDVRMNVLGHYQQGGSPSPFDRYLGTKMSVKAADWLIKKVIECDQPDANVTSKSPYTAVVLGILERQYSFTPVEELKTEADFENRLPRKQWWLKLRHLLGILASHDEES from the coding sequence ATGGTAGAAAAAGATTTCCAagacaattacaaaaaaatgaaagggTCATTAAAAGGCCAAGCAATTGCTGTTCTTACATCTGGTGGAGACTCTCAGGGCATGAATGCCACCCTGCGTGCTATAGTTCGATGTGGTCTTTATGCTGGTGCGAAAGTGTTTTTCATCAGGGAGGGTTACCAGGGCATGATAGATGGTGGGGCCAATATAGAAGAAGCAAACTCGTTAAGTGTCTCAAAAATTATACACAAGGGTGGCACAATTATTGGATCAGCCCGGTGCAACGAATTCCGAGAGAGATCGGGGCGTCTCAAGGCGGCCAAAAACCTGGTGGGCAATGGAATAACAAATTTGATTGTAATTGGGGGAGATGGATCACTTACTGGTGCCAATCTGTTCAAGAAAGAATGGTCATCACTTTTGGAAGAACTAATACGAAAAggagaaatattttcaatagaaaACACGAAATATTCATGCTTGAGTGTTGTGGGAATTGTGGGATCTATTGATAATGATTTTTGTCAGACGGACATGACTATTGGTACTGACTCAGCACTACATCGTATTATTGAATCAATTGATGCTATAGTAGAAACGGCGAGCTCTCATCAAAGAACTTTTATACTGGAGGTAATGGGTAGGCATTGTGGATACCTAGCCCTTGTTGCAGGCTTAGCCACAGAGGCTGACTTTATTTTTATCCCGGAGTGCCCGCCAGAAGGTGACTGGCAATTGAAAATGTGTGAGAAACTTAGCTCACACCGGAAAGCTGGGCAAAGACTAAACATTGTTATTGTTTCAGAAGGTTCTATCGACAGAAACGGTAATGCCATCACTGCTGAGATGATAAAGAACATTATTGTGGAAAATTTGAATCAGGACACCCGAATTACTGTTCTTGGTCATGTGCAACGAGGAGGAAGACCATCTGCCTTTGATAGAGTCATTGGTTGTCGTATGGGAGCTGAAGCTGTCATGACTCTTACAGAAGCGGATCCAGAAAAAATACCTTGTGTCATTTGTCTTGAGGGGAATCAGTTAGTTCGACGTCCGTTGATTGATTGTGTTAAAGATACCCAGGCTATTCAAAAGGTTTTGAATGAGCGAAACTGGGAGAAAGTTGTCCGGCTTAGAGGAGACAGATTTGGGCCAATTCTTGGCACCTACAAAATGTTGTATGGTACGATGCCCATTAAACCAAGTTTTGAAAAGGTTCAAAATACTAGCAGGTATACCCTGGCAGTAATGTGTGTTGGATCTCCCGCCTGTGGTATGAATGCAGCTATATATTCATTCACAAGGAGTTGCATCTACAGAGGCCATACTGTTCTTCGTGTTACTGATGGCATGGAAGGCCTTATAAATGATCTTGTTGAAGAATTAAAATGGTCATCTGTTGTTGGTTGGGTTCGTGAAGGTGGTACCTTTATTCGCACTAAGCGCACACTACCCGACGGAAATTATAAAAAGATTGCTAAGACAATAAGAAAGCACAAGATAAACGGGCTCTTGGTTATTGGCGGCTTTGATGCTTATATTTCTGTTTTACAATTAGCAGAGCAGAGAAAGAACCACCTGGAATTCCGTATACCGATGGTAGTGATACCCTCGACAGTCAGTAATAATGTTCCAGGGTCAGATTTTTCTGTTGGAGCAGATACTGCTTTAAACGAAATAACTAGGATTTGTGATGGAATCCGACAATCTGCCCATGGCACTAATCGTCGAGTTTTTGTTGTCGAAACAATGGGAGGCCCCTGTGGCTACTTGGCAACATTGGCAGGTCTTGCTGGTGGTGCAGACCAAGCCTACATCTTTGAAGAGCCTTTTAGTGCTCAGGAATATCTGAGGGACATTGAACGCATGAAAAATAAGATGCGTCACGGAGTTCAACGTGGGCTTGTTTTAACGAGCGGAAAAGCCAATGTAAATTATAATTCGCGATTCATGAAAGAACTCTTCATCCATGAAGGTGATCCTGAATTCGATGTAAGGATGAATGTCTTAGGGCATTATCAACAAGGTGGATCCCCATCACCATTTGACCGTTACTTAGGCACAAAAATGTCAGTAAAAGCAGCAGACTGGCTTATCAAAAAAGTCATCGAGTGTGATCAACCTGATGCCAATGTAACTTCAAAGTCGCCTTATACAGCAGTTGTATTAGGAATTTTAGAAAGGCAATATAGTTTCACCCCTGTCGAGGAACTTAAAACAGAAGCTGATTTTGAAAACCGGTTACCAAGAAAGCAATGGTGGCTGAAGCTAAGACATCTTTTAGGAATCTTAGCCAGTCATGATGAGGAGTCGTAG